From Deltaproteobacteria bacterium, the proteins below share one genomic window:
- a CDS encoding 4Fe-4S ferredoxin: MLEYVEKIKETARKLFEEGKVDVFIGYKKGSVPMMNQPVLISNADQVDLLYWDSNCGLNLCNYLTRRTDRIGIVANGCNSRNIVTHITENQISRDQLYIVGIPCKGMIDHRAVQRAVKQREILSIEEQGETFMVKGKDFEDTFNKSDYLQRNCSVCTHRNPVIFDEMVAPPVEEQIGVDAYKDVKEIEGMDPDKKWEFFTRIIENCIRCYACRNACPLCYCPTCFVDESKPQWVGKSSDPIDTMTFHILRAYHCAGRCTDCGACERACPVGIPVRQFTKKLNKDAKELFSWEAGLTLDQRPLLDVFRPDDYNDFIR, translated from the coding sequence ATGCTGGAGTATGTCGAAAAGATCAAGGAAACCGCCAGAAAGCTGTTTGAAGAAGGCAAGGTGGATGTGTTCATCGGCTATAAGAAGGGAAGCGTTCCTATGATGAACCAGCCGGTCCTCATCAGTAATGCCGATCAGGTGGACCTCCTCTATTGGGACAGCAACTGCGGGTTGAACCTGTGCAATTATCTGACCAGACGCACGGACAGGATCGGAATCGTTGCCAATGGATGCAATTCCAGAAACATCGTTACGCATATCACAGAAAACCAGATCAGCCGTGATCAACTCTATATTGTCGGCATCCCCTGTAAGGGCATGATAGATCACCGGGCTGTCCAAAGGGCCGTGAAACAAAGGGAAATCCTCTCAATAGAAGAACAGGGGGAGACCTTCATGGTAAAAGGCAAGGATTTTGAGGATACATTCAACAAAAGCGATTATCTCCAGCGCAACTGTTCGGTCTGTACCCACCGCAACCCTGTAATATTTGATGAGATGGTTGCTCCGCCTGTAGAGGAACAAATTGGAGTCGATGCATACAAGGATGTAAAAGAGATCGAGGGAATGGACCCTGACAAAAAATGGGAATTCTTTACCCGGATAATTGAGAACTGTATCCGCTGTTATGCCTGTCGCAACGCCTGCCCCCTGTGTTACTGCCCCACCTGTTTTGTGGATGAATCAAAACCCCAGTGGGTAGGCAAAAGCAGTGATCCCATTGATACCATGACGTTCCATATCCTGAGGGCCTATCACTGTGCTGGCAGGTGCACGGACTGCGGCGCATGTGAAAGGGCCTGTCCGGTTGGCATCCCGGTGAGGCAGTTTACTAAGAAGCTCAACAAGGACGCGAAGGAGCTCTTCTCCTGGGAGGCCGGACTGACCCTGGACCAGCGTCCCCTTCTGGACGTATTCCGGCCTGATGATTACAACGATTTCATAAGGTAA
- a CDS encoding hydrogenase iron-sulfur subunit has product MNDWEPKITTFLCNWCSYGAADLAGVSRFQYPPNFRVIRVPCSGRVGPKFILAAFRHGSDGVWVSG; this is encoded by the coding sequence ACTGGGAGCCGAAGATTACGACCTTTCTCTGTAACTGGTGCAGCTATGGAGCCGCTGATCTGGCAGGTGTGAGCCGTTTTCAGTATCCCCCGAATTTCAGGGTGATCCGCGTACCCTGCTCCGGCCGTGTGGGCCCGAAGTTTATATTGGCCGCCTTCCGTCACGGGTCTGACGGCGTCTGGGTATCCGGGTGA